Proteins encoded in a region of the Stieleria neptunia genome:
- a CDS encoding TIGR03936 family radical SAM-associated protein: protein MSSPPSNTTTTHGAPDQATADPPLRLRYRVRFSKTGLLRWTSHRDLARLWERLVRRAQLQLSMTEGFHPKPRIGFPSALALGISGLDEVVELDLAERLSAPELFRRLDHDDQPGLVIKSVQLLPEDSGKAKLERTDYVITRPDPELGADPIDDDRVRSDLEALLAKDTVTVNRKNKPVTFNVAEQILSLTFNDNLELSMAASDAATLKPTDVLDLIGCSDWIAHGSHITRTDVVLKREFPTTDPEFLAIANQTPHCGEPTDEVPK from the coding sequence ATGTCTTCTCCCCCATCCAACACCACCACGACCCACGGCGCGCCCGACCAGGCGACGGCGGATCCGCCGCTGCGGTTGCGCTACCGGGTTCGATTTTCGAAAACGGGGCTGTTGCGCTGGACCAGTCACCGTGATCTGGCGCGGCTCTGGGAACGACTGGTCCGCCGCGCCCAGCTCCAGCTGTCGATGACCGAAGGGTTTCATCCCAAACCACGCATCGGTTTTCCGTCCGCTCTCGCACTCGGCATCAGCGGCCTGGACGAAGTCGTCGAACTCGATCTGGCCGAACGGCTCTCGGCGCCGGAATTGTTCCGCCGCCTGGACCACGATGATCAACCCGGGCTGGTCATCAAGAGCGTGCAGTTGCTACCCGAGGACAGTGGCAAGGCCAAGCTGGAACGCACCGACTATGTGATCACGCGGCCGGACCCGGAATTGGGCGCCGACCCGATCGACGACGACCGCGTCCGATCCGATCTCGAGGCGCTGTTGGCCAAAGACACCGTCACGGTGAATCGCAAAAACAAACCGGTGACCTTCAACGTTGCCGAACAAATCCTGTCGTTGACCTTCAACGACAACCTTGAACTTTCGATGGCCGCCAGTGACGCGGCGACCCTCAAACCGACCGACGTGCTAGATCTGATCGGCTGTTCCGATTGGATCGCGCACGGGTCGCACATCACCCGAACAGACGTGGTTTTGAAACGCGAGTTTCCGACCACCGATCCCGAATTTTTAGCAATCGCAAACCAAACGCCGCACTGCGGCGAACCCACCGACGAGGTGCCCAAATGA
- a CDS encoding DUF6807 domain-containing protein has translation MTDRILFACLALIPTFCLVAPTQAADIQITDDGTKAVVTIDGQPFTEYRYSGYAKPILYPVYGPGQKPMTRNYPMVKDVDNEASDHPHHKSIWYTHDEVGGIRFWMEDAEGKTNKDVGTQVQTSLKIEGNKIIAQNDWKSSDGETVCSDQRTLTFGADGDARTIDYEVTWIASSGDLVIGDTKEGTMGMRTHPRLRLKADPKRGNHTAGGHSINSEGVEGKAMWGKRAAWVDYWGEIEGQMTGIAMFDHPSNPRHPTWWHARDYGLVAANPFGVNHFENKPDGTGDMTLKAGETMTFRYRFLFHTGDAESAKVAQAYKAFAQE, from the coding sequence ATGACCGACCGAATCCTGTTTGCCTGCTTGGCATTGATTCCGACCTTCTGTCTCGTCGCCCCTACCCAAGCCGCCGACATCCAGATCACCGATGACGGCACCAAAGCGGTTGTCACCATCGACGGACAACCGTTTACCGAATATCGATACAGCGGCTACGCCAAGCCGATCTTGTACCCGGTGTATGGTCCCGGACAAAAACCGATGACCCGCAACTACCCAATGGTCAAGGACGTCGACAACGAGGCCAGCGACCACCCGCACCATAAATCGATTTGGTACACGCACGACGAGGTCGGCGGCATTCGGTTCTGGATGGAAGACGCCGAAGGGAAAACAAACAAAGACGTCGGCACTCAGGTGCAAACCTCGCTGAAGATCGAAGGCAACAAGATCATCGCTCAGAATGATTGGAAGAGCTCCGACGGCGAGACGGTTTGCAGCGATCAACGCACGCTGACCTTTGGCGCCGACGGTGACGCCCGCACCATCGATTACGAAGTCACCTGGATCGCGTCTTCCGGTGACCTCGTCATCGGCGACACCAAAGAAGGCACGATGGGCATGCGGACGCATCCGCGGCTGCGCTTGAAAGCCGATCCCAAGCGCGGCAATCACACCGCCGGCGGTCACTCGATCAACAGCGAAGGTGTCGAAGGAAAAGCGATGTGGGGCAAACGCGCCGCCTGGGTCGACTATTGGGGAGAGATCGAAGGCCAAATGACCGGCATCGCGATGTTCGACCATCCCAGCAACCCGCGTCACCCGACGTGGTGGCACGCACGCGATTACGGACTCGTTGCGGCGAATCCCTTCGGCGTCAATCACTTCGAAAACAAGCCCGACGGCACCGGCGACATGACGCTCAAGGCCGGCGAGACGATGACGTTTCGTTATCGATTCCTGTTCCACACCGGCGACGCCGAATCGGCCAAGGTCGCCCAGGCGTACAAGGCGTTCGCGCAGGAGTGA
- the metG gene encoding methionine--tRNA ligase encodes MTRRILVTSALPYANGPIHIGHLVEYIQTDIWVRFQRLIGNRCVYICADDTHGTAIMIRAKKEGRSEEELIADMSAQHQRDFADFHVNFDHYGSTNSDANRELCHLFWQALRDADLVTEKSIQQLYDPEAETFLADRFVRGTCPVSGHKNQPGDNCQCGATYSPIDLIDPKSTLSGATPEVRSAVHLFVTLEKLRSFLIEWIDNGDALQKETANYLKGFFLAEDKELRDWDISRPGPYFGFEIPDSPGNYWYVWFDAPIGYVSSTKEWCAANGESFDDWWRSESTEIHHFIGKDITYFHTLFWPGMLHTAGLQLPTKVHIHGFLNVGGEKMSKSTGTLISAETYRKHSQPDYLRYFYATKLTQRVEDLDLGIDEFVEKVNSDLVGKVVNLASRVGKFAKNTGLAETYPDDGGLFENAAKVGDSIAEAYELGDYSRAMRLIMELADAANPFVEHAKPWEMKKDPERQDELRDVVTVALNLFRQLTIYLAPVLPTLAEKCDALLGEPITSWDQSKTPLLGTAVAKFQRMMERIQPEDLQKMIEESKQAAAAEAAEENRPTFDDSDQPLKDEPIADEITIDDFVKVDFRVARVLTAEHVPEANKLLKLTLGLGGDETRQVFAGIKAAYEPESLVGRLVVMVANLKPRKMRFGLSEGMVCASGPGGEDVFLLSPDEGALPGQRVH; translated from the coding sequence ATGACCCGACGCATCTTGGTCACCAGCGCCCTGCCCTACGCCAACGGGCCGATCCACATCGGTCACCTGGTGGAATACATTCAAACGGATATCTGGGTGCGTTTTCAGCGTCTGATCGGCAACCGCTGCGTCTACATCTGTGCCGACGACACGCACGGCACCGCGATCATGATCCGTGCGAAAAAGGAAGGCCGCAGCGAAGAGGAACTGATCGCCGACATGAGCGCTCAGCATCAACGCGATTTCGCCGATTTCCACGTCAACTTTGACCACTACGGCAGCACCAACAGCGACGCCAATCGCGAGCTGTGCCACCTGTTTTGGCAAGCCCTTCGCGACGCCGATCTGGTCACCGAAAAGAGCATCCAACAGCTTTACGACCCCGAAGCCGAGACCTTTTTGGCCGATCGCTTTGTCCGCGGAACCTGTCCGGTCAGCGGCCACAAGAACCAGCCGGGGGACAATTGCCAATGCGGGGCGACGTATTCTCCGATCGATTTGATCGATCCCAAAAGCACGCTCAGCGGTGCCACGCCCGAAGTCCGCTCGGCCGTCCACCTGTTCGTCACCCTGGAAAAACTGCGTTCGTTCCTGATCGAGTGGATCGACAACGGGGACGCGCTGCAAAAAGAAACCGCCAACTATTTGAAGGGTTTCTTTTTGGCCGAAGACAAGGAGCTGCGGGACTGGGACATCAGCCGGCCCGGGCCGTATTTCGGTTTCGAGATCCCCGACTCACCGGGCAACTACTGGTACGTCTGGTTCGATGCGCCGATCGGTTACGTTTCCAGCACCAAGGAATGGTGTGCAGCCAACGGGGAATCGTTCGACGATTGGTGGCGCAGCGAGTCGACCGAGATTCACCATTTCATCGGCAAAGACATCACGTATTTCCACACGTTGTTCTGGCCGGGCATGTTGCACACCGCAGGCCTGCAGTTGCCGACCAAGGTCCACATCCACGGATTCTTGAACGTCGGCGGCGAAAAAATGAGCAAGTCGACGGGAACGTTGATCAGCGCGGAAACCTATCGCAAACATTCCCAGCCGGACTATTTGCGTTATTTCTACGCGACCAAATTGACACAGCGTGTCGAGGACTTGGATTTGGGCATCGACGAGTTCGTTGAAAAGGTCAACAGTGATCTGGTCGGCAAGGTCGTCAATCTGGCCAGCCGGGTCGGCAAGTTTGCCAAAAACACCGGGCTGGCGGAAACCTATCCCGACGACGGGGGTTTGTTCGAAAACGCCGCCAAGGTCGGTGATTCGATCGCCGAGGCCTACGAACTCGGTGACTACAGCCGCGCGATGCGGTTGATCATGGAACTGGCCGATGCCGCCAACCCCTTCGTCGAGCACGCCAAGCCGTGGGAGATGAAGAAAGATCCCGAGCGGCAAGACGAACTGCGCGATGTGGTCACCGTCGCACTGAACCTGTTTCGACAACTGACGATTTATCTGGCTCCCGTGTTGCCGACGCTGGCCGAAAAATGCGACGCGCTGCTCGGCGAGCCGATCACGTCGTGGGACCAAAGTAAAACGCCACTGTTGGGCACAGCGGTGGCGAAGTTTCAACGCATGATGGAACGCATTCAACCCGAGGATTTGCAAAAGATGATTGAAGAGAGCAAACAAGCCGCTGCCGCAGAAGCCGCCGAAGAGAATCGACCGACGTTTGACGATTCCGATCAGCCGCTCAAAGACGAACCGATCGCCGACGAAATCACGATCGACGACTTTGTCAAAGTCGACTTTCGCGTCGCGCGGGTGTTGACGGCCGAGCACGTGCCGGAAGCGAACAAGTTGCTCAAGTTGACGCTGGGGCTGGGCGGCGACGAGACCCGTCAGGTGTTCGCCGGCATCAAAGCGGCGTACGAGCCGGAGAGTCTGGTCGGGCGTTTGGTCGTGATGGTCGCCAATCTAAAGCCGCGCAAGATGCGGTTCGGGTTGAGCGAAGGCATGGTGTGCGCCAGCGGCCCCGGCGGCGAAGACGTGTTCCTGCTCTCGCCCGACGAAGGCGCCCTGCCCGGACAGCGCGTGCATTGA
- a CDS encoding HPr family phosphocarrier protein, with protein sequence MSKALCRTVVVSNPQGLHARPADLLVRMANQFESVILIGRGGEMVDCKSILSLLTLGAALGTELTLTAEGNDAENAIDSIEQFFQRGFDEAGDNDSAPTGAESSEVRETDPTSPA encoded by the coding sequence ATGTCAAAAGCGCTTTGCCGCACCGTCGTTGTTTCCAATCCGCAAGGGCTGCACGCACGCCCGGCAGATCTGTTGGTGCGGATGGCCAACCAGTTCGAGTCCGTGATCTTGATCGGACGTGGCGGCGAAATGGTGGACTGCAAAAGCATCTTATCACTACTCACGCTCGGCGCCGCACTCGGCACCGAGTTGACCTTGACCGCTGAAGGCAACGACGCCGAAAACGCAATCGATTCGATCGAGCAGTTTTTTCAACGCGGATTTGACGAAGCTGGCGACAACGACTCGGCCCCGACCGGTGCCGAGTCGAGTGAAGTCAGAGAAACCGATCCGACCTCGCCTGCTTGA
- the hpf gene encoding ribosome hibernation-promoting factor, HPF/YfiA family: MQVSVSARHGSLQPGDQELIQEKAVKLRRLYDRINAIEVTVDLENTDKPAVEIQVSIEHAGECVATAEATTVIAALDMAIPKVEQQLRRIKEKKTGHRATGHKHIETPANDE; encoded by the coding sequence ATGCAGGTAAGTGTTTCAGCTCGCCACGGCAGTCTTCAGCCAGGTGACCAGGAGTTGATCCAAGAGAAGGCCGTCAAATTAAGGCGTCTCTATGACCGAATCAACGCGATTGAAGTCACCGTTGACCTGGAAAACACCGATAAGCCTGCGGTCGAAATCCAAGTTTCCATTGAGCATGCCGGAGAATGCGTCGCCACGGCGGAAGCCACGACGGTGATCGCAGCCTTGGACATGGCGATTCCGAAGGTGGAGCAGCAGCTTCGCCGGATCAAGGAAAAAAAGACTGGCCACCGCGCCACCGGACACAAACACATTGAAACCCCGGCAAATGACGAGTAA
- the ptsP gene encoding phosphoenolpyruvate--protein phosphotransferase, whose amino-acid sequence MVELQGIPVSPGVAIGPALVLDAAGYRIPRSLLAADEVEAEFARLRDAVDRVSTRLESNRLETSAVAGEHTGDIFAAQLQMLHDPRLQAELRRRIEQEHQSAAYAVSRVLHNYAEALRKLDNPLLADRAEDVLDIEKQLLFCLGAVSESRLVDLDETVIILSHVLTPSETANLDRRYVRGFCTETGGPGGHTAIVAKGLELPAVVGIGNFLDRVGNRIKVIVDGDRGRVILDPDPETLASYKKRLKARRSLTAKLSELRDLPAETIDGTPLRLSANIEFPHETTTCIERGADGIGLYRTEFLYLSSREEPSEEDHYQAYSQVVREMEGRPVVIRTLDLGADKMGHRPLAEYEHNPFLGLRSIRLSLRNLDLFRPQLRAILRAAVHGDISVMFPLITTLAEFRQARMLLNVVAEDLKESGTPHRSNIPVGMMVEVPAAVMMLDRFVEEVDFLSIGTNDLAQYTLAVDRSNEYVADLYQSSDPAVLRLIARCVEVAKEHDCPLSICGEMSSNPARALLLMGMGVRHLSVPPSSLLRVKKAIRSVSIGQCEQMAERVMQLEAARDVDLYLLDRLGEYVPELIVT is encoded by the coding sequence ATGGTCGAACTTCAAGGCATCCCTGTTTCACCCGGGGTCGCGATCGGCCCAGCACTAGTGCTGGATGCTGCCGGTTATCGAATCCCGCGTTCTCTGCTCGCCGCTGATGAAGTGGAAGCGGAGTTCGCTCGGTTGCGCGATGCCGTCGACCGCGTCTCGACGCGATTGGAATCCAATCGCCTGGAAACCTCCGCCGTCGCCGGCGAACACACCGGAGACATCTTTGCCGCCCAGTTGCAGATGCTGCACGACCCGCGGCTGCAAGCCGAATTGCGGCGACGCATCGAACAGGAGCACCAGTCGGCCGCCTATGCCGTCAGCCGAGTCCTGCACAACTACGCCGAAGCACTCCGCAAGCTGGACAACCCGCTGCTGGCCGACCGCGCCGAAGATGTCCTGGATATCGAAAAACAATTGCTGTTCTGCCTCGGCGCGGTCTCGGAAAGCCGGCTGGTTGATCTGGATGAAACCGTCATCATTCTGTCCCATGTCTTGACCCCCAGCGAAACCGCCAACCTGGATCGACGCTACGTCCGCGGGTTTTGCACCGAAACCGGTGGCCCCGGCGGCCACACCGCGATCGTCGCCAAAGGGTTGGAGCTGCCGGCGGTCGTCGGGATCGGAAATTTTCTCGATCGCGTCGGCAATCGGATCAAGGTCATCGTCGATGGCGACCGCGGACGCGTCATTCTGGATCCCGATCCGGAGACGCTGGCCAGCTACAAGAAACGTCTGAAAGCACGCCGGTCGTTGACCGCCAAACTTTCCGAGCTCCGCGATCTGCCCGCCGAAACCATCGACGGGACGCCGCTGCGGTTGAGCGCCAACATCGAATTTCCCCACGAAACGACGACTTGCATCGAACGCGGGGCCGACGGGATCGGTCTTTATCGCACCGAATTTTTGTACCTGTCCAGCCGCGAGGAACCGAGCGAAGAAGACCACTATCAAGCCTACAGCCAGGTCGTCCGAGAAATGGAAGGCCGGCCGGTCGTCATCCGCACCCTGGATTTGGGCGCCGACAAGATGGGCCATCGGCCCCTGGCCGAATACGAACACAATCCCTTCTTGGGCCTACGAAGCATTCGCCTGTCGCTGCGGAATCTGGATCTGTTCCGCCCCCAGTTGCGGGCCATCTTGCGGGCCGCGGTGCACGGCGACATCAGTGTGATGTTCCCGCTGATCACCACGCTGGCCGAGTTCCGGCAAGCCCGGATGTTGCTCAACGTCGTTGCCGAGGACTTGAAAGAATCGGGCACGCCACACCGCAGCAATATTCCCGTCGGAATGATGGTCGAAGTCCCCGCGGCGGTGATGATGCTGGATCGATTCGTCGAAGAAGTCGATTTTCTGTCGATCGGCACCAACGATCTGGCCCAGTACACACTGGCCGTGGATCGCAGCAACGAATATGTCGCCGACCTGTATCAATCCAGTGACCCCGCCGTGTTGCGGCTGATCGCGCGTTGTGTCGAAGTCGCCAAAGAGCACGACTGTCCCCTTTCGATCTGCGGTGAAATGAGCAGCAATCCCGCCCGGGCGCTGTTGTTGATGGGCATGGGCGTCCGGCACCTGAGTGTGCCGCCGTCGTCGCTGTTACGCGTCAAGAAAGCCATCCGCAGCGTGTCGATCGGCCAGTGCGAACAGATGGCCGAACGCGTCATGCAGCTCGAAGCCGCCCGTGACGTCGATCTGTATTTGCTGGACCGGCTCGGCGAATACGTTCCGGAACTGATCGTGACCTGA
- a CDS encoding Rne/Rng family ribonuclease, whose protein sequence is MKREMLMNVLQPEESRIAILDDGKLEELYVERKSVEAFAGNIYRGKIVNLEPSIQAAFVDFGVGRNGFLHISDVEPEYFRQGGYDPEEIKRESDEMAEAAAKRARESGRGSKRAFKGGRPRIKPPIQEIFKRGDEVLVQVIKEGIGTKGPTLSTYISIPGRYLVLMPALERVGVSRKIEDDDDRKRLRRCLLSLGPPKGLGFIVRTAGAGRSEKELGRDMDYLIRLWKTIVRRVKSGNQPGVLYEESDLIIKTIRDIYNDDIDQIVIDEKEAFENARDFLKMVMPRVVDRLKLYDGASPLFHKYNLEQEIVKIHQRQVKLPNGGSIVIDPTEALVAIDVNSGNFRGEKSAEDNAFRLNLAAAKEIARQLRLRDLGGVIVNDFIDMRKESHRRKVERALRDAMSGDRARTKILRTSPFGLIEMTRQRIRPSLKRSIYQDCPCCEGRGLVKTAESMSIEVVRMLALAVKNEHIQRVTVRVNDAVAAHLNNQKRRSVMEMEDTGGMTVQILGSEGLYPEHLEMDCRDAQGERVEIDS, encoded by the coding sequence ATGAAACGCGAAATGTTGATGAACGTGCTCCAACCCGAAGAGAGCCGCATCGCCATCCTGGATGATGGAAAACTGGAAGAGCTGTACGTCGAACGCAAAAGTGTCGAAGCCTTTGCGGGAAACATCTACCGCGGAAAAATTGTCAACCTGGAACCCAGTATCCAAGCCGCCTTCGTCGACTTCGGCGTCGGACGCAACGGTTTCCTGCACATCAGCGATGTCGAACCGGAATACTTTCGACAAGGCGGTTATGACCCCGAAGAGATCAAACGGGAATCGGACGAGATGGCCGAAGCGGCCGCCAAACGGGCCCGCGAATCCGGACGCGGTTCCAAACGAGCTTTCAAAGGCGGTCGGCCGCGGATCAAACCACCGATCCAAGAAATCTTTAAACGCGGCGACGAAGTCCTGGTCCAAGTCATTAAGGAAGGCATCGGCACCAAGGGCCCCACGCTCAGCACGTACATCTCCATCCCCGGACGCTACCTGGTGTTGATGCCCGCGCTCGAACGCGTCGGTGTCAGTCGCAAGATCGAAGACGACGACGACCGCAAACGGCTCCGTCGCTGTCTGCTGTCGCTTGGTCCGCCCAAGGGGCTCGGATTCATCGTCCGCACCGCCGGTGCCGGTCGCAGCGAGAAAGAACTCGGCCGCGACATGGACTATCTGATCCGGTTGTGGAAGACGATCGTCCGTCGCGTCAAAAGCGGCAACCAACCCGGGGTGCTGTACGAAGAGAGCGATCTGATCATCAAAACGATCCGTGACATCTACAACGATGACATCGACCAGATCGTGATCGACGAAAAAGAGGCTTTCGAAAACGCACGTGACTTCTTGAAAATGGTCATGCCCCGCGTCGTCGATCGGCTGAAACTCTATGACGGCGCTTCACCCTTGTTCCACAAGTACAACCTGGAACAAGAGATCGTCAAGATTCACCAACGCCAAGTCAAACTTCCCAACGGCGGTTCGATCGTCATCGATCCGACCGAAGCGTTGGTCGCGATCGATGTCAACAGCGGCAACTTCCGCGGCGAAAAATCGGCCGAAGACAACGCGTTTCGGTTGAACCTGGCCGCCGCCAAAGAGATCGCCCGTCAGTTGCGATTGCGTGACCTGGGCGGCGTGATCGTCAACGACTTCATCGACATGCGCAAAGAAAGCCATCGGCGGAAAGTCGAACGGGCGCTGCGTGATGCGATGTCCGGCGACCGCGCCCGCACCAAGATCTTGCGAACCAGCCCGTTCGGCTTGATCGAGATGACACGTCAACGGATCCGCCCCAGTTTGAAACGCAGCATCTATCAAGATTGCCCGTGTTGCGAAGGTCGCGGATTGGTCAAGACCGCCGAAAGCATGTCGATCGAAGTCGTCCGGATGCTCGCCCTGGCCGTCAAGAACGAACACATCCAACGTGTCACCGTTCGCGTCAACGATGCCGTCGCGGCGCACCTGAACAACCAGAAACGCCGCAGCGTGATGGAAATGGAAGACACCGGCGGCATGACCGTCCAGATCCTCGGCAGCGAAGGCCTGTACCCCGAGCACCTGGAAATGGATTGCCGAGACGCCCAAGGTGAACGCGTCGAAATCGACTCCTAA
- a CDS encoding PTS sugar transporter subunit IIA, protein MKFADFISTASIKAELKAKTKEQAIEELVQCLLESGEIDAEQRDDIVAAIMKREELGSTGIGRGVAVPHTKHPSVQKLVGTVGVSEEGVDFDSLDGERVQLFFLLISPPERPGDHLRALENISRQLRDETFCRFLKQSKSAEDITQLLQEADDNQFATG, encoded by the coding sequence ATGAAGTTTGCAGATTTCATCAGTACGGCGTCGATCAAGGCCGAACTCAAGGCCAAGACAAAAGAGCAAGCCATCGAAGAGCTCGTTCAATGTTTGCTTGAGTCGGGCGAGATTGACGCCGAACAGCGCGACGACATCGTCGCGGCGATTATGAAGCGTGAGGAACTCGGTTCGACCGGCATCGGTCGAGGCGTCGCGGTTCCGCACACCAAACACCCCAGCGTGCAAAAGCTGGTCGGTACCGTCGGAGTCAGCGAAGAAGGCGTTGACTTTGACTCGCTCGATGGAGAACGCGTTCAGCTGTTTTTTCTGTTGATCAGCCCTCCGGAACGCCCCGGCGATCACCTCCGGGCCTTGGAGAACATTTCTCGTCAGCTCCGCGACGAAACGTTCTGCCGCTTCCTCAAACAGAGTAAGTCAGCCGAGGACATCACCCAGTTATTGCAAGAAGCCGACGACAACCAGTTTGCCACCGGCTGA